One window of the Conexibacter sp. SYSU D00693 genome contains the following:
- the mfd gene encoding transcription-repair coupling factor: MSLRPLLQHLADDPAGAALAQDGGRAFVSASMRPYTVAALLDGLDGPMAGRPAVVVAGDDRAARDLAADLRAWLHPRPVRVYPSRGVTYESHLAPPAHLIGLRVAALDALLGWDPGGDQDPPVVVASVTALAEKVPDPALRPTSFSLRVGGLLDLDEVSADLVAAGYVRVDQVEDRGQFAVRGGLLDVFPATSDHAIRVDLFDIEIEALRQFSTFTQRSLGEVGEVEIAPAAELAAEHREAAEIAAMSDEDDRPDVAELLPVDRFRRFSELAPADTAVVVAAEEDVEPALRDHWQDVCAAFHDQDAHDLYVRPEDVLATIQERAHVRLSALSGDQPFELRAQAADVGARSLKEAEPELERLLRSGYRTVVVWPRRGEGERTAYNLARLKARWLQEDAGSQADLLFAEAQLRDGFYAAGPRLAVIPAHRLFRRRRPERDRDRPRRGALRSFADLRTGDHVVHEDHGIARFAGFETKTVGGVTRDYLQLEFAGSDKVYLPVEQLAKISRYVGAGGASTPTLSKLGGKAWETMKARARRAAQELAGELLNLYAERRKRRGHAFPEDSEWLQEFEAKFPYTETPDQKDAIEVVKADMEREEPMDRLVCGDVGYGKTEVALRAAFKAADDGKQVLVLAPTTILAQQHHGTFAERLKDYPFTVEHVSRFRTPKQQKEAIARFNEGTVDILIGTHRLLGRDLRGKDIGLIVVDEEQRFGVKQKELLRQLKLKVDVIAMSATPIPRTLQMSLAGVRDISVIETPPEGRRPVKTYVGEYDEELVKTAIMREKARGGQAFFIHNRVETIDEVAERLRGLCPGVRFEVAHGQLDEKELEQRMLGFVRGEADVLVATSIVESGIDVPSANTLIVERADLFGLAQLYQIRGRVGRARERAYAYLLYPSHAVLTEEATKRLSALSDYTELGAGFKIAMRDLEIRGAGNLLGDEQSGHVAALGFELYMSMLDEAVASMEGTDDADDTEPVRLDVNVDAYVPADYVPYEQAKIEVHRRIASAREVSELGALREELEDRFGAPPEPLENLLLLQQARIKLGRAGAKVVSFRQGRLAVTPIDLSGEQAAQLKDELPGVVVEPGRSQVSLRVPDAPEERFPAVVRAADVLLAVCSGGATGEEAEGPTPVAEASV; encoded by the coding sequence ATGAGCCTGCGCCCCCTCCTCCAGCACCTCGCCGACGACCCCGCCGGCGCCGCCCTCGCCCAGGACGGCGGCCGCGCCTTCGTGTCGGCCTCCATGCGGCCGTACACCGTCGCCGCCCTGCTCGACGGCCTCGACGGCCCGATGGCCGGCCGCCCTGCCGTCGTCGTGGCCGGCGACGACCGCGCCGCCCGCGACCTCGCCGCCGACCTGCGCGCCTGGCTGCACCCGCGGCCGGTGCGCGTCTACCCCTCGCGCGGCGTCACCTACGAGTCGCACCTCGCGCCGCCGGCGCACCTGATCGGCCTGCGCGTCGCCGCCCTCGACGCCCTCCTGGGCTGGGACCCCGGCGGCGACCAGGACCCGCCCGTCGTCGTCGCCTCCGTCACGGCGCTGGCCGAGAAGGTCCCCGACCCGGCGCTGCGCCCCACGTCCTTCAGCCTCCGGGTCGGCGGGCTGCTCGACCTCGACGAGGTCTCCGCCGACCTCGTCGCCGCCGGCTACGTCCGGGTCGACCAGGTCGAGGACCGCGGGCAGTTCGCCGTGCGCGGCGGGCTGCTCGACGTCTTCCCCGCCACGAGCGACCACGCGATCCGGGTCGACCTCTTCGACATCGAGATCGAGGCGCTGCGCCAGTTCTCGACGTTCACGCAGCGCTCGCTCGGCGAGGTCGGCGAGGTCGAGATCGCACCAGCGGCCGAGCTCGCCGCCGAGCACCGCGAGGCCGCCGAGATCGCCGCGATGTCCGACGAGGACGACCGGCCCGACGTCGCCGAGCTCCTGCCCGTCGACCGCTTCCGGCGCTTCTCGGAGCTCGCGCCCGCCGACACCGCGGTGGTCGTCGCCGCCGAGGAGGACGTCGAGCCGGCGCTGCGCGACCACTGGCAGGACGTCTGCGCCGCCTTCCACGACCAGGACGCCCACGACCTCTACGTCCGCCCCGAGGACGTCCTGGCGACGATCCAGGAGCGCGCGCACGTCCGCCTCAGCGCGCTCAGCGGCGACCAGCCGTTCGAGCTGCGCGCCCAGGCCGCCGACGTCGGCGCCCGCTCGCTCAAGGAGGCCGAGCCCGAGCTCGAGCGCCTCCTGCGCTCGGGCTACCGCACCGTCGTCGTCTGGCCGCGGCGCGGCGAGGGCGAGCGCACGGCCTACAACCTCGCCCGCCTCAAGGCCCGCTGGCTCCAGGAGGACGCCGGATCCCAGGCCGACCTCCTGTTCGCCGAGGCCCAGCTGCGCGACGGCTTCTACGCCGCGGGCCCGCGGCTGGCCGTCATCCCGGCCCACCGCCTCTTCCGCCGCCGGCGCCCCGAGCGCGACCGCGACCGGCCGCGGCGCGGCGCCCTGCGCTCGTTCGCCGACCTGCGCACGGGCGACCACGTCGTCCACGAGGACCACGGCATCGCCCGCTTCGCCGGGTTCGAGACCAAGACCGTCGGCGGCGTCACCCGCGACTACCTGCAGCTCGAGTTCGCCGGCTCGGACAAGGTCTACCTCCCGGTCGAGCAGCTCGCGAAGATCTCGCGCTACGTCGGCGCGGGCGGCGCGTCCACCCCGACGCTGAGCAAGCTCGGCGGCAAGGCCTGGGAGACGATGAAGGCGCGCGCCCGGCGCGCCGCCCAGGAGCTCGCGGGCGAGCTGCTCAACCTCTACGCCGAGCGGCGCAAGCGCCGCGGCCACGCGTTCCCCGAGGACTCCGAGTGGCTCCAGGAGTTCGAGGCGAAGTTCCCCTACACCGAGACCCCCGACCAGAAGGACGCCATCGAGGTCGTCAAGGCCGACATGGAGCGCGAGGAGCCGATGGACCGCCTCGTCTGCGGCGACGTCGGCTACGGCAAGACCGAGGTCGCGCTGCGCGCCGCGTTCAAGGCCGCCGACGACGGCAAGCAGGTCCTCGTGCTGGCGCCGACGACGATCCTGGCCCAGCAGCACCACGGCACCTTCGCGGAGCGCCTGAAGGACTACCCGTTCACCGTCGAGCACGTCAGCCGCTTCCGCACGCCCAAGCAGCAGAAGGAGGCGATCGCCCGCTTCAACGAGGGGACGGTCGACATCCTCATCGGCACCCACCGGCTGCTCGGCCGCGACCTGCGCGGCAAGGACATCGGGCTGATCGTCGTCGACGAGGAGCAGCGCTTCGGCGTCAAGCAGAAGGAGCTGCTGCGCCAGCTCAAGCTCAAGGTCGACGTCATCGCGATGAGCGCCACGCCGATCCCCCGCACGCTCCAGATGTCGCTGGCCGGCGTGCGCGACATCTCGGTCATCGAGACGCCGCCGGAGGGCCGGCGCCCGGTCAAGACCTACGTCGGCGAGTACGACGAGGAGCTCGTCAAGACGGCCATCATGCGCGAGAAGGCCCGTGGCGGTCAGGCGTTCTTCATCCACAACCGCGTCGAGACGATCGACGAGGTGGCCGAGCGCCTGCGCGGCCTGTGCCCGGGCGTGCGCTTCGAGGTCGCCCACGGCCAGCTCGACGAGAAGGAGCTCGAGCAGCGGATGCTCGGCTTCGTGCGCGGCGAGGCCGACGTCCTGGTGGCCACGTCGATCGTCGAGTCGGGCATCGACGTGCCCAGCGCCAACACGCTGATCGTCGAGCGCGCCGACCTCTTCGGCCTCGCCCAGCTCTACCAGATCCGCGGGCGCGTCGGCCGGGCCCGGGAGCGCGCCTACGCGTACCTGCTGTACCCCTCGCACGCGGTCCTGACGGAGGAGGCGACGAAGCGCCTCAGTGCCCTCAGCGACTACACCGAGCTCGGCGCCGGCTTCAAGATCGCCATGCGCGACCTCGAGATCCGCGGCGCGGGCAACCTGCTCGGCGACGAGCAGTCCGGCCACGTCGCGGCGCTGGGCTTCGAGCTGTACATGTCGATGCTCGACGAGGCCGTCGCCTCCATGGAGGGCACCGACGACGCCGACGACACCGAGCCGGTGCGCCTCGACGTCAACGTCGACGCGTACGTCCCGGCCGACTACGTCCCCTACGAGCAGGCCAAGATCGAGGTCCACCGCCGGATCGCCAGCGCCCGCGAGGTCTCCGAGCTCGGTGCGCTGCGCGAGGAGCTCGAGGACCGCTTCGGCGCGCCGCCCGAGCCGCTGGAGAACCTCCTGCTCCTGCAGCAGGCGCGCATCAAGCTCGGCCGGGCCGGGGCGAAGGTCGTCTCGTTCCGCCAGGGCCGCCTCGCGGTCACGCCCATCGACCTCTCCGGCGAGCAGGCCGCCCAGCTCAAGGACGAGCTCCCGGGCGTCGTGGTCGAGCCGGGCCGCTCCCAGGTCTCGCTGCGGGTGCCCGACGCCCCGGAGGAGCGCTTCCCGGCGGTCGTCCGGGCGGCCGACGTCCTCCTGGCGGTCTGCAGCGGCGGTGCCACCGGGGAGGAGGCCGAAGGACCTACCCCGGTCGCCGAGGCCTCAGTCTGA
- the pth gene encoding aminoacyl-tRNA hydrolase: MSLFRGTPPADWLVVGLGNPGERYARTPHNVGFLVAEALAERWDLGKARKTFRGLLHEGRTMPGGPRVAVLRPQTYMNESGKSAGPARGALKVELDHVVVVHDELDLGFGDLRVRLGGGLAGHNGLKSLKAEFGSPDFGRVRIGIGRPDTTDPEIVSAHVLGRWKQSDDEVRELVARAADTVERIVEGREVLAPSR; this comes from the coding sequence GTGAGCCTCTTCCGCGGCACGCCGCCGGCCGACTGGCTGGTCGTCGGCCTGGGCAACCCGGGCGAGCGCTACGCGCGCACGCCCCACAACGTCGGCTTCCTGGTCGCCGAGGCCCTGGCCGAGCGCTGGGACCTCGGCAAGGCGCGCAAGACCTTCCGCGGGCTGCTGCACGAGGGCCGGACGATGCCGGGCGGTCCCCGTGTCGCGGTGCTGCGCCCGCAGACGTACATGAACGAGTCGGGCAAGAGCGCCGGCCCGGCGCGCGGCGCGCTGAAGGTCGAGCTCGACCACGTGGTCGTCGTCCACGACGAGCTCGACCTGGGGTTCGGCGACCTGCGCGTGCGCCTGGGCGGCGGCCTCGCGGGCCACAACGGCCTGAAGTCCCTCAAGGCGGAGTTCGGCTCGCCGGACTTCGGCCGCGTGCGGATCGGCATCGGCCGGCCCGACACGACGGACCCCGAGATCGTCTCCGCCCACGTCCTCGGCCGCTGGAAGCAGTCCGACGACGAGGTCCGCGAGCTCGTCGCCCGCGCCGCCGACACCGTCGAGCGCATTGTCGAGGGCCGGGAGGTCCTCGCCCCCTCGCGCTAG
- a CDS encoding 50S ribosomal protein L25 — translation MAKTQSTKLAVATRQPAHSREIRRLRRAGRVPGVLYGRGQDPVSFDVDARELRHALAASGAVLDLQLDDSGSESAVLKDAQRHPVRGDVLHIDLLRVDLNQTIQAVVTVELTGSEDAPGVKEGGVLTHETRELNVEALPADIPDVLQVDVSGMEVAATLTLGEITAPQGVTLLDDPEATIIASITAPTAVEEPGDEVETETEVVGEGAGEAEGSAEDADAGDVPADAGDTGGE, via the coding sequence ATGGCCAAGACGCAGTCCACCAAGCTCGCCGTTGCCACCCGCCAGCCCGCGCACTCGCGGGAGATCCGCCGCCTGCGCCGTGCCGGCCGGGTCCCCGGCGTGCTCTACGGCCGTGGGCAGGACCCGGTCTCCTTCGACGTCGACGCGCGCGAGCTGCGCCACGCCCTCGCGGCGTCCGGCGCCGTCCTCGACCTGCAGCTCGACGACTCCGGCAGCGAGTCCGCCGTCCTCAAGGACGCCCAGCGCCACCCGGTGCGCGGCGACGTGCTGCACATCGACCTCCTGCGGGTCGACCTCAACCAGACGATCCAGGCCGTCGTGACGGTCGAGCTCACCGGCTCCGAGGACGCCCCGGGCGTCAAGGAGGGCGGCGTGCTCACCCACGAGACGCGCGAGCTCAACGTCGAGGCGCTGCCGGCGGACATCCCGGACGTCCTCCAGGTCGACGTGTCGGGCATGGAGGTCGCCGCCACGCTGACGCTCGGCGAGATCACCGCCCCGCAGGGCGTGACGCTGCTCGACGACCCGGAGGCGACGATCATCGCCTCGATCACCGCCCCGACCGCGGTCGAGGAGCCGGGCGACGAGGTCGAGACGGAGACCGAGGTCGTCGGCGAGGGCGCCGGCGAGGCCGAGGGCTCCGCCGAGGACGCGGACGCCGGCGACGTGCCGGCCGACGCGGGCGACACCGGCGGCGAGTAG
- a CDS encoding glycoside hydrolase family 2 protein: protein MPRRRPLLPALAALAALALVPSTAAAQSSGLSTDARYENGPTGRYLVGGQWLLRMDPKFDGQRQGFQSQTSTDGWTPISVPHAWNATDESETSFMGTVGWYRKDFKLPSGNRRFSWVMRFESVNYRSRIYLNGKLIGQNRGAYLPFEIRLPPSVLKRGGATNRLVVRVDSRRFSTDFPPSGLSVTGAPTGGWWNYGGLLREVYLRRIDGIDFSTAVVRPDLPCGTCDASLTYRATLRNYGERARRVTVRGKLGSRTINVGTVTVGPKKFATLQRRVGVRNPRVWDVGKPSLYDTTLTATSGGRTLQRFRNRTGIRSIKVANGELFLNGKRLNYRGFGLHEDSKDRGFAIDNATRDQQIAWAQEAGATLLRSHYPLHPHYYERLDELGMLAWVEVPVYAVKTQYLKQALVRRLAARELESAVLTNQNHPSIITWSIGNELSARPGPVQGSYIAEAVRRAKAIDPSRPVGYAVAGYPAAGCQPEYKPLDVIGINEYFGWYPGPNGQIADRELLSDYLDSVRACYGDKAIVITEFGAEANRDGPVEEKGTYLHQQDFVNYHLGVYASKPWLSGAVWWGLQEFRVRPGWEGGNPRPEPPIHQKGVVRFDGSKKPAFFDLQRLFKATTQVAAR, encoded by the coding sequence ATGCCCCGCCGCCGTCCTCTGCTGCCCGCGCTCGCCGCCCTCGCAGCCCTCGCCCTCGTCCCGTCCACCGCCGCCGCGCAGAGCTCGGGCCTGTCGACCGACGCCCGCTACGAGAACGGCCCCACCGGCCGGTACCTCGTGGGCGGCCAGTGGCTCCTGCGCATGGACCCGAAGTTCGACGGCCAGCGCCAGGGCTTCCAGTCGCAGACCTCCACCGACGGCTGGACGCCGATCTCGGTCCCCCACGCCTGGAACGCCACGGACGAGAGCGAGACCTCGTTCATGGGGACCGTCGGCTGGTACCGCAAGGACTTCAAGCTCCCGTCGGGCAACCGGCGCTTCAGCTGGGTCATGCGCTTCGAGTCGGTGAACTACCGCTCGCGCATCTACCTCAACGGCAAGCTCATCGGCCAGAACCGCGGCGCGTACCTGCCGTTCGAGATCCGCCTCCCGCCGAGCGTCCTCAAGCGCGGCGGGGCGACGAACCGGCTCGTCGTCCGCGTCGACTCGCGCCGCTTCAGCACGGACTTCCCGCCGTCGGGCCTGTCGGTCACCGGCGCGCCCACGGGCGGCTGGTGGAACTACGGCGGCCTGCTGCGCGAGGTCTACCTGCGCCGCATCGACGGCATCGACTTCTCCACCGCGGTCGTCCGTCCCGACCTGCCGTGCGGCACCTGCGACGCGTCGCTGACCTACCGCGCGACGCTGCGCAACTACGGCGAGCGCGCTCGCCGCGTGACCGTGCGCGGCAAGCTCGGCAGCCGGACGATCAACGTCGGCACCGTCACGGTCGGCCCGAAGAAGTTCGCGACGCTCCAGCGCCGGGTCGGCGTGCGCAACCCGCGGGTGTGGGACGTCGGCAAGCCGTCGCTCTACGACACGACGCTCACCGCGACCAGCGGCGGTCGCACGCTCCAGCGCTTCCGCAACCGCACGGGCATCCGCTCGATCAAGGTCGCCAACGGCGAGCTGTTCCTCAACGGCAAGCGCCTCAACTACCGCGGCTTCGGCCTCCACGAGGACTCCAAGGACCGCGGCTTCGCGATCGACAACGCGACGCGCGACCAGCAGATCGCCTGGGCCCAGGAGGCCGGCGCGACGCTGCTGCGCAGCCACTACCCGCTGCACCCGCACTACTACGAGCGCCTCGACGAGCTCGGGATGCTCGCCTGGGTCGAGGTGCCGGTCTACGCGGTCAAGACGCAGTACCTCAAGCAGGCGCTCGTCCGCCGGCTCGCCGCCCGCGAGCTCGAGTCCGCGGTCCTGACCAACCAGAACCACCCGTCGATCATCACCTGGTCGATCGGCAACGAGCTCAGCGCGCGGCCCGGTCCGGTGCAGGGCTCCTACATCGCCGAGGCGGTCCGCCGGGCGAAGGCGATCGACCCGTCGCGCCCCGTGGGCTACGCCGTGGCCGGCTACCCGGCCGCCGGCTGCCAGCCCGAGTACAAGCCGCTGGACGTCATCGGCATCAACGAGTACTTCGGCTGGTACCCCGGCCCGAACGGCCAGATCGCCGACCGCGAGCTGCTCAGCGACTACCTCGACAGCGTCCGCGCCTGCTACGGCGACAAGGCGATCGTCATCACGGAGTTCGGCGCGGAGGCCAACCGCGACGGTCCGGTGGAGGAGAAGGGCACCTACCTGCACCAGCAGGACTTCGTGAACTACCACCTCGGCGTCTACGCCTCGAAGCCGTGGCTGAGCGGCGCGGTCTGGTGGGGTCTGCAGGAGTTCCGGGTGCGTCCGGGCTGGGAGGGCGGCAACCCGCGGCCCGAGCCGCCAATCCACCAGAAGGGCGTCGTGCGCTTCGACGGCAGCAAGAAGCCGGCGTTCTTCGACCTCCAGCGGCTGTTCAAGGCGACGACGCAGGTCGCCGCGCGCTGA
- a CDS encoding DUF4235 domain-containing protein codes for MKLIYKPFGIVLGILSGFLAKKVFEAVWGIFDKEEPPKPTTKQTSWPKVVGAAVVQGATFKATRAVVDRAGAKSFEHVTGFWPGDQRTEKSQAAEVVR; via the coding sequence ATGAAGCTCATCTACAAGCCGTTCGGCATCGTCCTCGGGATCCTCTCCGGGTTCCTCGCCAAGAAGGTCTTCGAGGCCGTCTGGGGCATCTTCGACAAGGAGGAGCCGCCCAAGCCGACCACGAAGCAGACCTCGTGGCCCAAGGTCGTCGGCGCGGCCGTCGTCCAGGGCGCGACGTTCAAGGCCACGCGCGCCGTCGTGGACCGCGCGGGCGCGAAGTCCTTCGAGCACGTCACCGGCTTCTGGCCCGGCGACCAGAGGACCGAGAAGTCCCAGGCCGCCGAGGTGGTCCGCTAG
- a CDS encoding ribose-phosphate diphosphokinase, whose translation MTTALPIDSAKKLMLFSGRANPELSARIAGKLGVELGPCTLKTFSNGEVYCRYGESIRGADVFIIQPICGNEETGITTNDAFFELLAMIDAAVGASAHRVIAVCPWLAYSRQDKKSAPREPISARVVARCLEAVGADRVLSMDLHAGQIQGFFNVPMDHMTALMMLTQYFQDLQLHDLVVVAPDAGRVKLNKKFASKIGAELAILDKERPAQQVAEIGYVIGDVKGKTAVLVDDMIDTAGTLRAAAETVREEGAARIFAAATHPIFSGKAYENLAAANFEQIVVTDTLPLRPGAPDVIKQLSCAELLTDSIRRIFTDDSVSEVFGGENQLF comes from the coding sequence ATGACCACCGCCCTCCCGATCGACTCTGCGAAGAAGCTCATGCTCTTCTCGGGCCGGGCCAACCCGGAGCTCTCGGCCCGCATCGCCGGCAAGCTCGGCGTCGAGCTGGGGCCCTGCACGCTCAAGACGTTCTCCAACGGCGAGGTGTACTGCCGCTACGGGGAGTCGATCCGCGGCGCCGACGTCTTCATCATCCAGCCGATCTGCGGCAACGAGGAGACGGGGATCACGACGAACGACGCGTTCTTCGAGCTCCTGGCGATGATCGACGCCGCCGTCGGCGCCTCCGCCCACCGCGTCATCGCCGTCTGCCCGTGGCTGGCCTACTCGCGCCAGGACAAGAAGTCCGCGCCGCGCGAGCCGATCAGCGCGCGCGTCGTCGCTCGCTGCCTCGAGGCCGTCGGGGCCGACCGCGTCCTGTCGATGGACCTCCACGCCGGCCAGATCCAGGGCTTCTTCAACGTGCCCATGGACCACATGACGGCGCTGATGATGCTCACGCAGTACTTCCAGGACCTCCAGCTGCACGACCTCGTCGTCGTCGCGCCGGACGCCGGCCGCGTGAAGCTCAACAAGAAGTTCGCCTCGAAGATCGGCGCCGAGCTCGCCATCCTCGACAAGGAGCGCCCCGCCCAGCAGGTCGCCGAGATCGGCTACGTCATCGGCGACGTGAAGGGCAAGACCGCCGTCCTGGTCGACGACATGATCGACACGGCCGGGACGCTGCGCGCTGCCGCCGAGACCGTCCGCGAGGAGGGCGCCGCGCGCATCTTCGCCGCGGCGACGCACCCGATCTTCTCCGGCAAGGCGTACGAGAACCTGGCCGCCGCGAACTTCGAGCAGATCGTCGTCACGGACACGCTGCCGCTGCGCCCCGGGGCCCCGGACGTCATCAAGCAGCTCAGCTGCGCCGAGCTGCTGACCGACTCGATCCGCCGGATCTTCACCGACGACTCGGTCTCCGAGGTCTTCGGAGGCGAGAACCAGCTCTTCTGA
- the glmU gene encoding bifunctional UDP-N-acetylglucosamine diphosphorylase/glucosamine-1-phosphate N-acetyltransferase GlmU, which yields MSELTAVVLAAGRGTRMRSATPKMLHDLCGRALVAWPAGAVQDAGAGRVVVVVSPDIDIAEALPQDAVRVVQQEANGTGGAVVAAREALPDTGTVLVVNGDVPLVDGTALRGLLTAHEAAGAAATVGSAVLDEPGQYGRVVRGADGSVEQIVEAKAEGDATPEQLAIREVNAGVYVFEAAALGEALRLLKPDNAQGELYLTDCVAHLRAAGKPVAAHDLGPEAMLGVNDRVELAAVRAIAQRRILEGHMRAGVTVTDPGSVVVDADVTIGQDATIEPGTTLRAGTSVGARATVGPHTTATASAIGDGARVLHSVLDQAEVGEGASVGPFAYLRPGTVLREGAKAGTFVELKNSDIGAGTKVPHLSYIGDADVGPGTNLGAATITANYDGRTRTKSRTTIGAEVKTAVDTTLVAPVTLGDRAFTAAGSVITDDVEPGALAVARARQKNIQGYADRD from the coding sequence GTGAGCGAGCTGACCGCCGTGGTCCTGGCCGCCGGTCGCGGGACCCGCATGAGGTCCGCGACCCCGAAGATGCTGCACGACCTCTGCGGCAGGGCGCTGGTGGCGTGGCCCGCGGGCGCGGTGCAGGACGCCGGGGCGGGGCGCGTGGTCGTGGTGGTGTCGCCCGACATCGACATCGCCGAGGCGCTGCCGCAGGACGCCGTGCGGGTGGTCCAGCAGGAGGCCAACGGGACCGGCGGGGCGGTGGTCGCGGCGCGCGAGGCGCTGCCCGACACGGGCACGGTGCTCGTGGTCAACGGCGACGTGCCGCTGGTCGACGGGACGGCGCTGCGCGGGTTGCTCACCGCGCACGAGGCCGCCGGGGCGGCGGCGACCGTCGGCTCCGCGGTGCTCGACGAGCCGGGCCAGTACGGGCGGGTGGTGCGCGGGGCCGACGGGTCGGTCGAGCAGATCGTCGAGGCCAAGGCCGAGGGCGACGCGACGCCCGAGCAGCTGGCGATCCGCGAGGTCAACGCCGGCGTCTACGTCTTCGAGGCCGCGGCGCTCGGGGAGGCGCTGCGCCTCCTCAAGCCCGACAACGCCCAGGGCGAGCTCTACCTGACCGACTGCGTCGCCCACCTCCGGGCGGCCGGCAAGCCCGTCGCCGCGCACGACCTCGGCCCCGAGGCGATGCTCGGCGTGAACGACCGGGTCGAGCTCGCCGCCGTGCGCGCGATCGCCCAGCGCCGCATCCTCGAGGGCCACATGCGCGCGGGCGTGACGGTCACCGACCCGGGCTCCGTCGTCGTGGACGCCGACGTCACGATCGGCCAGGACGCCACGATCGAGCCGGGGACCACCCTGCGCGCCGGCACCAGCGTCGGCGCCCGCGCCACCGTCGGCCCGCACACGACCGCCACGGCCAGCGCGATCGGCGACGGGGCCCGCGTCCTGCACAGCGTCCTCGACCAGGCCGAGGTCGGCGAGGGGGCGAGCGTCGGGCCCTTCGCCTACCTGCGCCCCGGCACCGTGCTGCGCGAGGGCGCGAAGGCCGGGACCTTCGTCGAGCTCAAGAACTCCGACATCGGGGCGGGCACGAAGGTCCCGCACCTGTCCTACATCGGCGACGCGGACGTCGGGCCGGGCACGAACCTCGGCGCGGCGACCATCACCGCCAACTACGACGGCAGGACCAGGACGAAGAGCCGGACGACGATCGGCGCCGAGGTGAAGACCGCGGTGGACACGACGCTCGTCGCGCCGGTGACCCTCGGCGACCGCGCCTTCACGGCCGCCGGATCCGTCATCACCGACGACGTGGAGCCGGGCGCGCTGGCCGTCGCCCGCGCCCGCCAGAAGAACATCCAGGGGTACGCCGACCGTGACTGA
- a CDS encoding HNH endonuclease gives MPRPLSYTEAQAREAIAASRSLTEALRRLGVCQSGGSIPVLRKYVELWGIPTDHLDPRGAALEGLRRSRATPRPLEELLVAGSLVARGTLKRRLYAEGLKEPRCELCGQGEHWRGRRMSLILDHINGVSNDNRLENLQIVCPNCAATLDTHCGRNSSAMVPERECLRCGSTFRPNRRAQRYCSRACGMRYDRAEKPRPGARKVERPPTDQLLREVDELGFSAVGRRYGVSDNAIRKWLRTAGVEPPRRPRGPVPASGDGGSEMPSAGRPVEREAA, from the coding sequence GTGCCGAGGCCGCTGTCATACACCGAAGCGCAGGCCCGCGAGGCCATCGCCGCCTCGCGCTCGCTGACCGAGGCACTGCGCCGACTGGGCGTCTGCCAGAGCGGAGGATCGATTCCGGTCCTGCGCAAGTACGTCGAGCTCTGGGGCATCCCGACGGACCACCTCGACCCACGAGGAGCGGCGCTCGAAGGCCTTCGCCGAAGTCGGGCGACGCCTCGTCCGCTTGAGGAGCTCCTGGTCGCTGGGTCGCTCGTCGCGCGCGGCACGTTGAAGCGCCGGCTCTACGCCGAAGGTCTCAAGGAGCCGCGGTGCGAGCTCTGCGGGCAGGGCGAGCACTGGCGAGGACGGCGGATGTCGCTGATCCTCGACCACATCAACGGCGTGTCCAACGACAACCGCCTCGAGAACCTCCAGATCGTCTGTCCGAACTGCGCCGCGACCCTCGACACGCATTGCGGGCGCAACTCGAGCGCGATGGTGCCCGAGCGAGAGTGCTTGCGCTGCGGCTCGACCTTCCGGCCCAACCGTCGGGCTCAGCGGTATTGCTCGCGGGCGTGTGGCATGCGGTACGACCGCGCGGAGAAGCCGCGTCCTGGTGCGCGGAAGGTCGAGCGCCCACCCACCGACCAGCTCCTGCGCGAGGTCGACGAGCTCGGGTTCTCCGCCGTCGGTCGCCGCTACGGCGTGAGCGACAACGCCATCCGCAAGTGGCTGCGCACCGCCGGCGTCGAGCCGCCGCGGCGTCCGCGCGGGCCGGTGCCCGCCTCGGGCGACGGGGGGTCCGAGATGCCGTCCGCCGGACGGCCTGTCGAACGGGAGGCCGCGTAG